DNA from Arthrobacter sp. SLBN-112:
AAGACGCACCGACGCGCCGGGCCCGCCCAGGCGCCGAACCTGATTGGGGAACTGACACCATGAGCGGCAGGCACACCGGACAGCAGCACGCCCATACCGTTGAAGGGACCGATCCCCAGCTGTTCGTGGCAGTCCATGACCCCGCAACCGATGCCGGCCTGCGGCCTGTCCTGCTGCTGCACGGCTTTTCCTCCTCGTCCAAGCTCAACTGGGAGGACACCGGCTGGGTGTCGGCCCTGCTTGACGCCGGCCGCCGGATCATCACCGTGGACCTTCCCGGCCATGGCCGCAGCGGTGCGCCGGAGGACCGCGACTCCTATTCCCCCAGCAGGATCAGGGCGGACCTGCTCCAGGCAGCGTTCGACGCCGGCGTACGCCCCCTGCAGGAAGGCGATCCTTCCAGCGGGCTGGACGTGGTGGGCTACTCGCTGGGATCGCGGCTCGCCTGGGAGTTCGCCGCAACCCAGCCCGAACTGGTGCACCGGCTGGTGCTTGGCGGGCCCAACGATTCCGATCCTTTGGCCGCGTTCGACCTCCGGGCTGCCCAGGATTACCTGGCGGACGGCACGCCGATCCAGGACGAATCGACCGCCCAGCTCCTGAAGATGGCATTGCTGCTGCCGAGCAACAACATTTTCGCGCTGCTGTCCCTGGTGGAAGCCATCAAGGCAGAGCCCTACGACCCCGCTGAAGCAGTCCCGCACGTTCCCATGCTGCTGGTAGCCGGGGACAAGGACGAGCGCGCCGGCATCCTGCCCAAGCTCGCCGAACTGGCCCGGGGCGCCGGTTCCATGTCCGAACAGCTGGTCCTCCCGGGCCGGAACCACACCAACGCCATCACCAGCAGGGCCTTCAAACAGGCCGCCATCTCATTCCTGGCCGTTTAGGCGCCGGTCCGGCCAGGCATCATCCGTCCAGCCTGGGCCGGTTCAGGCCCCCCTCCGGGCGCCATCCGTCGGGGGCTCCGCAAAAAACGCCGGCCGCTGCCGCCAACGGGCGGGGCAGCCGGCAGTACGCTGGGGGCAGTCAGGCCACAGTTGCCGGGAGGGGTACATGGGGACGCGCTTCGAAGACCGCACCGACGCCGGCCAACACCTGGCGGCTGCGCTTGGCCGCTTCCGGGAACGTCCGGACACCGTGGTCCTGGGCCTGGCACGCGGGGGCATCCCCGTCGCCGCGGCGGCAGCCAAAGTCCTCCACCTGCCCCTGGGCACCGTCCTGGTGCGGAAGCTGGGGATCCCGGGGCACGACGAAACTGCCTACGGAGCGCTGGCCTGGGCGCACGGGCGGACCGTCCGCTTGCTCAACAAGCCCCTGCTGGAGCGCGTCCTTGAACACGGCGTGCAGCAGGAATTACTGGACGATGTTGAGAAGCGCGAACGGGAGGAACTGCTCCGCCGGGTGGAGCTGTACCCGGGAAGCAACACCGACGTGGCGGGCAGGACGGTTCTCTTGGTGGATGACGGACTGGCCACGGGAGCCACGATGCGTGCCGCCGTCGAGGCCGTGCGGGAAGGCGGCGCGGCTGCCGTGGTGGCGGCAGCGCCCGTCGGATCGATCGACGCCGAAGCCTCGCTGGAGCGGGTGTGCGATGCCGTGGTGTGCCTGCACCTGCCTGGCAAGTTCCGGGCCGTGGGGAGCTACTACCGGCATTTCGGGCAACTGGGCGACGACGACGCGGTCAGGCTGCTGGCGCGCTAAGGGATCCGTCAACAACGGCAGGCCCGGACCTTGCGGTCCGGGCCTGCTGTGCTTGCGTCCTGCGGGCTGATGGTCAGTGGTTGCTGCTGACTCCGAGCGGGCGGCCCTTGGTTTCCTTGGCCAGGACAACGCCCACCGCCGAAATCACGCAGAGGACCATGATGTAGATGCCGATGGAACCGGTCCACTTGGTCGACTGCAGCAGGGTCTCAGCAATGGTGGCGGCGAAGGCCCCGCCCAGGATGGCACCAAAGGCGTATCCGATGGAGATGCCCGAGTAGCGGACTTCTGCAGGGAACATTTCGGCATACATGGCGGACATGGGTCCGTAGGACAGGCCCAGGCCAATGGTCAGGACGAACAGTGCAACACCGTAAAGCAGGATGTTCTTGGTGTCGATGAGCGCGAACATCGGAATCATCCAGGCGAAGACGATGGCGTAGCCGGTCAGGAAGGTCTTCACGCGCCCGATCCGGTCCGAGAGCCAGCCACCCACCAGGGTGAAGATCAGCCAGCCAAAGGACGCCAGCGTGGTGGCCAGGAGGATCTGGGGGGTGGGCATCTTTAGGGTCTTGGTCGCGTAGGAGATGAAGAATGCGATCAGCAGGTAGCCTGCGGCATTGTTGCCGATGAAGATCATGGTGGAGTACAGGACGGGCAGCTTGTGGTTCCGGATCAGCTCGCCCAGCGGCGCCTTGCTTTCCTTCTTCCGCAGGGCCATCTCCTGGAAGACCGGGCTCTCGGCCACTGCGCGGCGGATCAGGTAGCCCACCACGATCAGGACGATGGACAGCAGGAACGGCACCCGCCAGCCCCAGGCGGCGAAGTCTTCCTTGGACATGCTGGTATTCAGGAAGAACAGCAGCCCGGTGGCCAGGATCATGCCCACGGGTACGCCGATCTGCGGGTAGGCACCGAACAGGCCACGGCGGCCGATCGGCGCATGCTCCACGGCCATCAGGGCGGCACCGCCCCATTCACCGCCGGCTGAGAAGCCCTGGATGACGCGCAGCAGGATCAGGAGCACGGGAGCCCACGCGCCGATCTGCGCATACGTGGGGAGCATGCCGATCAGGGCTGTCGCGGCGCCCATCATGACCAGGGTGAAGACCAGCATCGCCTTCCGTCCCAGGCGGTCGCCCAGATGGCCGGCGATGACGGCGCCAAGGGGGCGGAACAGGAAGCTGATGCCGATGAGGGCAAAGGAGAGGATCTGCGCCAGGCCCGGGTTGGAATCGTTCAGCGGCGCCAGGAACAGCGGTGACAACAGCGTTGCGGTCAGCTGGGCAAAGATGAAGAAGTCGTACCACTCGATGGTGGTTCCGACGAGGGTGCCGGCGAGGACCTTGCGTTCCTCCCGCCGGCTGCTGGGACCGGCGGGGGTATCCACCTTGGAAGGTGTGGTCATTGAAACTCCATTGTTCATTGGGCAGCAGTGCCGCCCGGACGCCTTCAGAATTACCGACAGAACGGTCAGTTAGTTAGTAGAGTACTACGGATTTGTGATGCGGGACACGGGGTGGGGAAATTTCTACCCGGTATTTCAGAAGAACTAGATGTTCTATATTCGAACGCTCAGTTCGTATAGAGGACAATACCTCGCACTAGCTGATGAGACAAGAGTCACGGCATGCTGTGCGTTGCCACCTAGGATGGATTTCATGACACCTCCAGCAGCCGCAGCCCGGACGGTGGCGCCGCAGGCTTCGCCGTCCCAGACCCTTTCGCGCGGCATCCGCGCCCTTGAGATCCTGGCCGCTGCCCCGGGTCCGCTGACCATCGCTGAACTGGCCGACGCGATGGGCGTCCACCGGTCGGTGGCCTACCGGATCCTGCGTACCCTGGAAGACCATTCCCTCCTGGTGCGTGATGACGCCGGACGCGTCCAGCCCGGCCCCGGCCTGGCAGTCCTGGCACGCGGCGTGTCACGCAACCTGCAGAGCGCCGCCCTGCCGGAGCTCACCCAGCTGGCAAACTCGTTGGACATGACGGCGTTCGTGGCGGTGTGGGACCACCATGACTGCATTACCCTGGTCACGGTTGAGCCCCGGCATTCGGGGGCCACCGTGGCCCAGCACCCAGGTACGCGGCACCCCATTAACGCCGGCGCGCCCGGCATCGCCATCCAGTCCGCCCTTTCCGAGGCGGAGTGGGACCGGTTGGAAACGGGCATCCCATACCGGCCGGAGGCGGCGGAAGCGCGGCGGAAGGGCTACTCGGCCAGCCACGATGAGGTCATCGCCGGGGTCTCCTCACTGGCAGCCCCTGTCCGGGTGCCTGGTGGGCGTCCGGCAGCACTCGCCGTCGTCTATATCCGTTCCGCCCATGATCCCGAAGCGGTGGGGGCGGCCATCGCCGAAAGCGCGGCCAGGATAGAGCGGCAACTGGCCTGACAGCGAAGGAGGCCGGCGGGCCGGGGAGGTGGCCTGTCAGCCCCGCCGGTGGATGATGACGGCGGCTCCCGCACCAAGCAGCGCCAGCGCCGCCGCAGCGCAGACCGGGACAAGGAACGCGGCCGAGGACCCGTGATGCTGGGCCAGCTGTCCGCCGACAGAGGAACCGATGGCCGTTCCGGCGACAATGCCGCTGGCCAGTCCGGTCATGACCGTGCCAAGCCGGCCGGCCGGAGCCAGCTTTCCGCCCA
Protein-coding regions in this window:
- a CDS encoding alpha/beta fold hydrolase, translated to MSGRHTGQQHAHTVEGTDPQLFVAVHDPATDAGLRPVLLLHGFSSSSKLNWEDTGWVSALLDAGRRIITVDLPGHGRSGAPEDRDSYSPSRIRADLLQAAFDAGVRPLQEGDPSSGLDVVGYSLGSRLAWEFAATQPELVHRLVLGGPNDSDPLAAFDLRAAQDYLADGTPIQDESTAQLLKMALLLPSNNIFALLSLVEAIKAEPYDPAEAVPHVPMLLVAGDKDERAGILPKLAELARGAGSMSEQLVLPGRNHTNAITSRAFKQAAISFLAV
- a CDS encoding phosphoribosyltransferase, giving the protein MGTRFEDRTDAGQHLAAALGRFRERPDTVVLGLARGGIPVAAAAAKVLHLPLGTVLVRKLGIPGHDETAYGALAWAHGRTVRLLNKPLLERVLEHGVQQELLDDVEKREREELLRRVELYPGSNTDVAGRTVLLVDDGLATGATMRAAVEAVREGGAAAVVAAAPVGSIDAEASLERVCDAVVCLHLPGKFRAVGSYYRHFGQLGDDDAVRLLAR
- a CDS encoding MFS transporter, which gives rise to MTTPSKVDTPAGPSSRREERKVLAGTLVGTTIEWYDFFIFAQLTATLLSPLFLAPLNDSNPGLAQILSFALIGISFLFRPLGAVIAGHLGDRLGRKAMLVFTLVMMGAATALIGMLPTYAQIGAWAPVLLILLRVIQGFSAGGEWGGAALMAVEHAPIGRRGLFGAYPQIGVPVGMILATGLLFFLNTSMSKEDFAAWGWRVPFLLSIVLIVVGYLIRRAVAESPVFQEMALRKKESKAPLGELIRNHKLPVLYSTMIFIGNNAAGYLLIAFFISYATKTLKMPTPQILLATTLASFGWLIFTLVGGWLSDRIGRVKTFLTGYAIVFAWMIPMFALIDTKNILLYGVALFVLTIGLGLSYGPMSAMYAEMFPAEVRYSGISIGYAFGAILGGAFAATIAETLLQSTKWTGSIGIYIMVLCVISAVGVVLAKETKGRPLGVSSNH
- a CDS encoding IclR family transcriptional regulator, which codes for MTPPAAAARTVAPQASPSQTLSRGIRALEILAAAPGPLTIAELADAMGVHRSVAYRILRTLEDHSLLVRDDAGRVQPGPGLAVLARGVSRNLQSAALPELTQLANSLDMTAFVAVWDHHDCITLVTVEPRHSGATVAQHPGTRHPINAGAPGIAIQSALSEAEWDRLETGIPYRPEAAEARRKGYSASHDEVIAGVSSLAAPVRVPGGRPAALAVVYIRSAHDPEAVGAAIAESAARIERQLA